CTCTGTTGGAAAGAAAAACACCGCACAAGATGTCAGAGCTGCTACCACTTACATATGCTGTAGTCCCATAATGTGTattaaaaaaacacacaagcCCCAACATCCAGAGCACCAGTCATAGTACACAGAGCACAAAAGCCCACATAATGCAATCTCTAGCAGAAAAGGCAGCAGTCACCTCAATGATGCCGTCTGGCTCCATGCCAGGGGGCCCATCGTACTCCTGGTCCTGGCGTTTACCGTCAGACTCCCAGTCGTTCGGCCCATTTCTGCAAAAGTAACAAAAATTAAGTGTAAAAATACAGCATTCTGGCAAACTTGGGCCTGCCGCAGCCACAGCCCCTAGGATCACACATTAACCAACTTAGCTCAGACTGCTTTAATCAACTGCATCACAGCCACAATACTGCAAAAAACGAGCAGAGACCCATAACAGTGATGAAAAGCTAGTGCCTGGTACAATTCCCTTAATGGTGCAATTCGAAGGAGGGGGGAGATGGCCTGTGCAGCGAACGCTGCTACCAGATAGAGTAATGGAGCAAACATGTCGAATCGAAATGTGACAGCGTGTACCGTCGGTCATTGAGGCCTTGGAGACTGGTTTTCCACTAAGGCCTCACCCAAAACCGACGCTAATACTGTTCGACCTTTCGACGATCCGAGACCGTTAGTGAGAAAACGGTACCGGTGCTTTTAAAGGTCGCATGTCAAATCCGCACTAGGCTGCGTAAGAGTAACCGCTTACCTAGACCAACAGAAGTGCCGGTGAAAAATAAGTAATATCGTTTAGTCACAGTGAAGAGCAATTGTACGCGTACGATTACACGCTGCTACACTAACCAGCAAGATGTGAACCTTCTTACCACGCTTTTTCACCGACTTTGGTTACTCAGAAGTAAATATGCTACCGACTACCAGAACCACGATCGTGCATGACGTGATAATACAACTGTCAGTATGTAATCTTGATTAGAGCGCCACTAAACGCCTGCCAGATGGTTCCGCTAAGCAGTTGCGTGTATTATGGAATAAGCGAAAATGTGCTGTCACCGGAGAGCACGACAGAAGTTGGGAGGGGTGTCGGCCCAGCAATTCACGACAGCCGGAAATGCAGGGCAACTTAGCCGGTCAATGACCACCAAAAAATATTTTGAAGTCGGCAATCCGAAAAAGATCAGATTCTTTACTGGCACCAGCCGCAGACGGAGCAAGAGAACAATTTAAAAAATGTAGTGCAACGTACAAGCAACTTTTTGTTAAATTTTGATTGCTAGAAATTCAACATGCTATTAAACACAACTAGCCGAAATGTGTCGCTTTGCTGGCGGGTGTTTCTAAACGGGTATGTGCTGCTAACCGACGCCTACCAGCAGTTGAACGTTGTAGCAATATTCTCTGAAGAGAAGCGATGACACGCCGCAAGGCCTAAACTAGGCCTAACCGCCGACTCGAGCGCAGCTGAACCGGCGACACGGCGCAGTTGCTAACAGGCAACTAAGGATTCGCCCAGACGAGTCCCAAACCCTACTTAACGCTACGTGGGTGTCACGATTTTGACAACATCATTAAATCATCGCTGCTATTGACTTGCAAGCTGTTTCAAACGCGCCCATTCAAACGACCGACCGGCTGTAGGAGGGCAATTTGCCATGGTTCGAAATATTGGACTGACTTAACGCAACGTAACAATGGGAAACAACTAACTGGTGTCTCCTGAGTAGAAGTTACCGATTTGCTTTGAAAAAATTTTGCTCAAAGGCAGCATTTCGTTATGCACGTGTTATCCACAAAGTAGAACCAATTCGCCATGATGGCCGTGTCACAAGACGGGCTCCAAAAATTCGATTATTTTGAATAAACGTCCTGTATAATAACCCTCAAGTCTACTTGATGTTAATAAAGAACTGTTTACAAGTCTACTCTAAATAACTTTGGCAAAGTCTAGCCAAAAAATACTGTTGAAAACGGAGCTCACCTTTCATCGTGGGAATAGGACATCGTCGTATGCAATTAGTGCGACACGAAAGGAAAAACTGGCCGCAGTTTCAGACCTTGTATCCCTCCGCGTTATCGTGCCGGCGGCGTTTTATCATGAGTTAACCTAAAAAAATACAAGTGAAGCAAGAAGCTAAAAAAACTATATTTTAACGATTTTGTTATCTGTCGTTATATGAACGTTTGTGATTTTATCAATGAAAGCGCATGATTGCAGGGACTACGGTACGGCGTCGGAAGTACTTCCGCTTGTGTCAAGCGGCGCTGCAGCCGCCtttgtgcctttttgcttttacTGCGCCGTACGGCTTTTCGCGGATGTGGCTTGTATTTCCCACTGCATTTCATTGCCTACCGTAGTTCTGTAGccctatatattttttttttacacgcatCTAGTTTTATTTGAGCTGCCTGAGGTTTGGCCGTGGCCGTGCTCCATTCTCTTTCGCAATGCTTTGAAGTTGTACCCGACGTTTGCAATCGTTCATTGGTATATTGTGGTGAGTTCATCAACCAGATTGTCCCCTGCTGTGAAGCGCATGACATTTCACGGTCAGCGTGCTTTTACTAGAGCGCGAACGTCTTTTCGGGACATACACTTGGGAATGTAGCTGACGAGTCTGTTGCACTGGAAAGGTGTATGGGTGGTATGGGGCCGAAGGATGTAGGAGGGCGAGGTTCAATGATATGATACGATGATGCTGCTAGTGACGTCATTCAAGTGTCAAGTGCCGTTCGTGGGAACAGCGGGGCACCATTGACACCGTGCTCGAATAGAGAATTTTTTTTAACGCTGTCGACTACGCAAAGAACTCAACGGCACTTACCATGCCGCTTTTTATGCGTGTATGCAGcgccaggaaagaaaaaaaaattgctccctTGGAATGTTTTATTGATCTTTTCTGCGGTGTGAAAGGCAGGCAAGTGCACTTCAGTAACACTGCTGAACAAGCATGGTGCACATCTCTTGAAGCTTGGGAACCACCAGCTTGGACGGCTCATGGACAGAGTAGACAGCGACAACGAGCACTAGAAAAGAAACGACCGATGTCAAAAACTGTCAAATCACATCCTAGAGGGGCGCCTATCCCGCGCCCTAAACCGCGGCGATAATTGAGACGTTTTGCACCCGTGACCTGCTTCAGCCAGCTGCTACATCATTTTCTCTTTTGTCATTCATTACCGCCTGCGTGTAAACGTTTGTTTAGCCCACGCTAGCAGGTAACAACTCGCACAGAAAATACGTCTTCTCCGTGATTCATTGCCCTTGACGTTAGCTGACGTAAGCTGCACGGCCCGAACATTGCCGACGTGCGTCGCAGTTTCGTTGCAGCACCTTTCGCAATATGCCTCACACCCCCCGTGCCAACACTTCgggggaaaaagcaaaaaaaaaataaagataacacGTTTCCTTGATGTTCTCTCCATTCTTCTGGAATCTTTAGCACCAGAGGGCAGGCGAGAGCTTTATCTAAGTTTCGGTTTCGGATTTCAGTAGCACTCAGTAGTAGCGCCGCACTTCTATTTGATGCGCCCGCTTGTTCGCGTGCCCTCAACAGAGGACATACATTCTCCCCAAACTTAATTCCGCTTCTTAGGTCCCTACATACGGAGTTAAAACCGCAACTACTGACTTCGGGCTTCCATACCGGTGTTAGCAAAGCCGACGGCGCACTTTGCATCTGGCCTCCGCAGCAAGATGACGTTCTTGCCCTCCATCTTCAGGAAGGTGAAGCGCAGCTTGCAGATGCTCACACCTCCGCTGTACATGCGCAAGGGGTTGCGGTGCGATGCCGCCAGCTCACGAACCTCGGACTCGGACACTCCCTGCGTACCGAGCGTCCGCTTTGAGCGCAGCGCTCTAGGCAGCCCGTCGTTCACTGAAGGCATTTGCTAGAGCAAGTAAACTGACCTCAGCTAACGCCAGGATGGACGTGGAACCGGGCTTTTAGCAACTGGCACGATTAAAGAGCTCCTGAGGACTGCTGCTGACGCCATGCTCAGAAAGGGCTTCTACTATTTTCAAAAAACGAAACGCGATGTTCGGAGCAGTACACTCTCCTACTGAACTATGCAGGCGCGCTAACCTTTCCGCTTTATATTCACGTAATAAGTTTGGCCGATTAAAATTTTTATTCCTAATTATTCTTAATTTTTATTCCTAATTTAACTGAATTCTGCGTAATTTCAGCAGATGGACGCTCCAGACATCGTCCCAGTTTGTGCAGACAGCCACCAGTGACGCAGATACGTTTAAATATCGCTTTTTCCCAGGGTAATTAACGAAGAGAATGCGTTACCAGATCCAGTAATCCCTCCTTCATCCGTGAGTGCTTTTTCCGCCAGTTAGAGGCTTCTCTTTTCTAATAACCAATTGAGCGTCTAAGATTATTTTTGTTTATGAAGCGCATGAAACGATCGTGTATTTTGTCTATATGCTCAccgcatgccactttttaagatACTACCATCGCATTGTTTTCTCATATTTCGTTCGAAATTTAGCAAATTTTTGTATCTTTTGTGTTGCATTTTGTTTAACCAGTCTTGTAATGGCGATTTGTTGGGCGTAAtatgcagattaaaaaaaaaaaaagcctcaagtGCATTAGGCGTTGTGTGCTGGGTCACTGGCATGCTCTTGATTGGTCTTTAGCATGCAGTCGTCCGACGCTTTTATATGCGACGAGCGATCTGTCTTGACACAATATGCTCATTTTAGCATTCTGAAGTCGGCAGGCTCGGCACATTCTTTAACACCAGCCCGAAATGCACTTAGTATCGCATCGAAATTCGTCAGGTACTAGAAGGAAATACACTGACTCCCGAAGCTTATCGCGTCAAAGTGGTACAGCAGAACACCGCCGCAGTAAACCAGTGAGGCCCAGGCAAGTGTTTTTCATGTCAAGAGTTTTACTGCATCAGGAGTTAGTAGGGAAACCTCCTCACCTGAGCCAGCAATTGAGAGTGCTTCAAAAAGCAACCACGGAATTAAGAGGCACTAATACGGAGGTTGCTTTTCTGGAGCTTCACGATCCCTGTCGTTTTGCTAATTTTCTGGTGGCTCGCTTCTCAAAGTGGGTTTCTGTAAAACTTACTACGGACGTAAACAAATCACACGCGATGTGTCCATAATGGTGTGAATTTCGTCACAGCAACCGGCGATATTGTCATCGTTTTCCTTTATCCTTAGCAGTACTTAGTAAATAAGTGAAGGTGTCAAAATGAAAAGTTGTTCTCATTAGccctgtgcagtttttttttcatatttttttttaatgttagcGATTATTATTAAACCAAAAAAGAAACTCACAAGAGGTCTGTTTTAATAATTGCTGTGCGCGGCTCGGTGAATAGGTGGTCTTCTATCTGCACTGCTGTTCTTCGGCAGAAAACGATACAGTTCCTCTCTACTGTGGAGGTCGCacttttgtgcattttgttttctcGCTGTTGTTCCTATTGCTGCGGAATTAGTCCTCTCTCAACATCAGAGTCACGAACACCGGCTGAATCGCTCGATCGAGTGCATCTTCATTGCTCCAAGGCGTGGTGGAGCCCTTAAACAATTTAGACGACACCAGATTCTTTAACttgttcattttcatttattcccCATAAAAATGCGGCCCCAACATCCGAAATCGAACACGCGACCTCGCACGAACTCTCAAATCCATCTGCTAAGTGTGTTTAGGGCGATGTATGCGTCTTGTTAGAAACGAGATCTCCTGCTGCACGAAATCGTGGGGATGAGATAAGATGCGCGGCCAAGGCCTCTAGAAGATAGTGGGCTCGCCTCGGGAGAGGCGTAGTTTGCATTTTATCTTATTTTTTTGTCGTGCCAATGGGGCTGGCTGAGCCCACGGCCAAGGTCGAAGAGCTGTGGCGCCGGGCCggaccaacaccctctaaatactttcttcaggcctctccaggccctcctttccacacgcgctacgtcacgccaagtgtccggtcaggctgctcaccaagcgcggctccgctccgctcggttgtctccctcgatgtgctcgcgcttgcccgggcaagcacagacacgaacgcagtcttgcagtgagcgtctagctgctgcttgagtctttcagcctggcgttgggtgcatttccgttcgctcctcgcacggctgtgtctgtttcgtgtggccgtttcttgtgtggcgtgcgtacctgtgctagcgcacgaatgggaaactgattgcctgccgtgtagcgagtgcaacttcgtgaaacatgggccggtgctgtgttcccgggtgccgcgggaactaccagaatggtcccaaagtacgtgtttattgcttcccaagagacgaagtacgaagaaaagcctggttgcgagccattccacggaaggatttcacacctacagagcattcgagggtaagactctgaaatattgcttaataggcgctggtaattatcttagttgtgagctgtcgctcccggaaaggcatgctgtctttgtaggcaatgatatcacttcttacacttatgtatgaattgtccaggaagcatttagttctgtggatgtgcataaggcttgtgtaaaagctgtgtaaatatgtaaaagctgttcactattcagactctttttacttagtgttttaggcaatggagagtcatggcgaatggccttgcttcattttctcgtgcaggtgtgtgaactgcacttccacgcaggcgacttcattacgacgttgtcacaccaagatgaactgacagggaaaataatagaggtgaagcgtgacaggctacagttgaagattgatgctgcgccttctgtttttccaaactgcccaaaatacttgtcctcaacgcctggacggagtgaatcgccagagacgaaaaaagcaagaagggaaaacgctgctttgcaggaggctatgaggaagtcacttcagtctaatgagcttgaacagaaaagaaacaaagtttcatcttacgaggagttcaaatctaagttgcctggaatctgcaacacgaaattctggaccgtttctgtcgatgagcagtgcgttaggttccttctcatcgagaatgatccttcacctaatgtgaaatgcgccttggtagttctccctgatctgtcactttctgttttcttgaatggagtgaagcttctgtcgcttccttcaggcaggattctgccagctcaagtatgcgacacctccagcctgtccttgctgctagaagaactcgagataggcttgcataatatacctgaggtgacgaaagagtcgaaacatactaaagtattgcagtttgtcggttcactgcttgcagacctcattgaggacagtgatacgacgaaagaacagtcttctttgctgaaatttctggttgagcagatagagcttctcctcgcgaaacagcatgtgtatagcgcagagctgctggtattcgccagtattttgaattcaatttctcctcacgcatatcacttcacaagagctgcatcaagaatcattctgccccatccttccacactgcgccgtgtttgctcaaattacaaagctgaccctcttgtggagcaaaatcaaccgcactgtctctcctacatccgagaacgagtcaaatcaatgaaagaccacgagaagacagtgaccctgatgatcgatgagatccacataaaaccatacttcgactacaaagggggcacaatagtaggatcgtcggttcattcaacggaaccagcaacaacagcccatgtgttcatggtacaatcactcctttctgcaaacaaggacgtcattcacatattacctgtgagcaaactgagcgcagaaattttgcacgagcatgctaagaacataatcattaatgttgagaaaatggggctcaaaattatcgctgtgataacggacaacaatgctctgaaccgcaagatgatgtcgttatttgctacaagtcctcaggtgagcattgtctatccccatccagccgataacgctcgccctcttttctacgtggtcgatcctgtgcatctcttgaagtgcattaggaacaattggattaaccagaaaaaccctggaacatgcctctatttccctgaaatggacttgagtggagcaatgcccgaagggcctcctcgtatgaaagctgcttctttcgcagctgtgcggcagctttattcttcagagaagacgtcgcttgtgaaggctgcttacagactgaacgcaaaagccgtgaatccaacctcaatggagcggcaaaatgtaaagctcgctctcgacgtcattaatcagtttgtttcaaatgccctcaggacacatggttccgcgttcaagattcctcaagctgagtcgactgctcttttcattgacgttatcctcacatggtggcaaatagtcaatgttaagaccccttgcaaaggccagaggctaagg
The Amblyomma americanum isolate KBUSLIRL-KWMA chromosome 3, ASM5285725v1, whole genome shotgun sequence genome window above contains:
- the LOC144126087 gene encoding uncharacterized protein LOC144126087, translating into MDWGRLLRGLTEGAAEGQGQCLYAAVHNLQTGTCIAYEPPEICPGVSESEVRELAASHRNPLRMYSGGVSICKLRFTFLKMEGKNVILLRRPDAKCAVGFANTVLVVAVYSVHEPSKLVVPKLQEMCTMLVQQCY